A section of the Phaseolus vulgaris cultivar G19833 chromosome 8, P. vulgaris v2.0, whole genome shotgun sequence genome encodes:
- the LOC137825237 gene encoding uncharacterized protein, translating to MSEFKVLFAEGSFINRPPMFNGMNYAFWKIRMKIFMESIDSFIWEVVVHGLYVPMQVVKDEEVAKTRSEWNEIERKKAQYDLVAKNIITSSLTMDEFFRISQCSSAKEMWEVLEVTHKGTEDVNRSRKHYLIQEYELFIMQPEESIADVQKRFTHIVNHLTGLGKEFDREELNIKLLKCLDKSWQPKVTAISESCDLPKLSTATLFGKLMEHEFELKRLKEQETVERKPKGLTLKASEQSEINEEKEDDEHDETISLLTKRFSRFLKKKSRDRNQQKRRYPKPNESSSSNYTCFGYGKTGHIKMDYANNQSKDKSASKKVERSKGRRAYISWEENEVSSTSSSSTESKKNNVFRGER from the coding sequence atgtctgagtttaaagtgctttttgctgagggatCATTTATCAATAGACcccctatgttcaatggaatgaattatgctttttggaaaattagaatgaagattttcatggaatctattgactcGTTTATTTGGGAGGTTGTGGTCCATGGACtctatgtgccaatgcaggttgtcaaggatgaagaagtggcAAAGAcaagatctgaatggaatgagattgaaaggaagaaggctcaatatgatcttgtagccaagaacatcataacttcatcattaacaatggatgagttcttcaggatatcccaatgcagttcagctaaggagatgtgggaggtcTTGGAAGTTACTCATaaaggtactgaagatgtgaataGATCAAGAAAACATtatctcatccaagaatatgaattgtttataatgcaacccgaggagagcattgctgatgtgcagaaaaggttcactcatattgtgaatcatcTTACTGGATTGGGAAAGGAATTTGatagagaggaactcaacataaaattGCTGAAGTGCCTCGACAAAAGCTGGCAACCcaaggtgactgccatatcaGAAAGTTGTGATCTGCCAAAGCTGTCAACTGCTACACTGTTTGGGAAATTAATGGAGCATGAGTTCGAGCTcaagagactcaaagagcaAGAAACAGTGGAAAGAAAACCCAAGGGACTTACACTGAAAGCAAGTGAACAGAGTGAGATTAatgaggaaaaagaagatgatGAACATGATGAAACAATCAGCTTACTTACAAAGAGGTTCAGCAGATTCCTGAAGAAGAAAAGCAGAGATAGGAATcaacagaaaagaaggtatcctaaacctaaTGAATCAAGTTCCTCTAACTACACTTGCTTTGGCTATGGTAAAACAGGGCACATCAAAATGGATTATGCAAacaatcaatcaaaggacaaatctgccagcaagaaggTTGAAAGGAGCAAGGGGAGAAGAGCTTACATTTCGTGGGAAGAGAATGAAGTATCTTCaactagcagctcttcaacTGAGAGTAAGAAAAACAATGTGTTTCGTGGTGAAAGATGA